TCGTAATTCGTAATTCGTAATTCGTAATTCGTAATTCGTAATTCGTAATTCGTAATTCGTAATTCGTAATTCGTAATTCGTAATTCGTAATTCGTAATTCGTAATTCGTAATTCGTAATTCGTAATTAGGACACACAGAACAAGGTTTGCCTTTTCCAGTTAAAGTGATGTACAGCAAATTTCATCTGAGTCAGGTACATAAGGGCGGGCATCTTTGCCCTCTCCTACAAGATTTATCATATTAAGATGTGTACTTTATTTACTTACAAAGTGTCAAAATATATCCCCTGTTAAGGTCTGGGAATTTCCAAATCGGTACAAATTTTGAGCGCTAGGATATTAACAATTTCATTATGTCGGGGAACTGCCGAAGTTCTCTTGTTTACTGGATTGTAATAAATTGTATGCCTTCCACCCTCACGAAGAAACAGACAGCCATTATCTTCTAGATAGCGAATCAATTCACGTCTCTTCACTAAATTCTAACTGTAATTTGTTCCCTGATCACATTTTTACCTGTGAGTTCTTGCTCTGCAAGTTCTCTATTTGATATGAGAATTAACTCTATCACTTCCCGTAGGCTTTCCCGCGCTTCCTCCAGAGTTCTTTCTTGTACATTTGCACCTGGTAATTCTTGGACATAGCCAATATACCACTCATTTATCTGTTCAAATACAGCAGTAAAAGAGTTTTCCATATAATCTTTATTTACTAATATTACATAATTGTAACTCCTTCCAATTGTTCATCAGTCAAATCATATAACTGACGCAACTTATCCAACTTATCTGCATCAGCTTGCCAAATACCCCGCCCATGCGCCTCAATCATGCGGCTCAAAATATTGCGAAAAGCTTCAGGATTTGCCTTGCGTAACTTATCCGCCATCTCTGCATCCAAAGCATAAGTATCAGCCGCTTGGTCATAAACCCAATCATCTTGAAAATCAGCAGTCCCTCCCCAACCAATTAACGCCGTCATCCGTTGGGAAATTTCAAACGCACCACCAGAACCTTGATTCGCCATTGCTTGCGCCCATTTGGGATTGACTAACTTACTGCGGTACTCCATTCTGAGTAAATCTTCTAAATTGCGGGGTGTGGTGTCCTTCGAGAAACTTTCCACAAAGCTAGTCGTTACCTTCTTCCCCCGTTGCTTTTCTGCCGCCTTTTTCAAACCGCCAGTATTAGCGTAATATTCTTGAATATCAGTTAAACCGTACTCTACAGAATCGATTTCTTGAACAATGCGATCGCTTGTTTTTAATAAAGCATTTAAAATCTCTGGTCTAGCTTGACCCTTATCTTCCCTACCATAGCTAAACACATTACGACCTTGCCAAGTATTACCTAACTCTTCCCCAGATTCCCAATTCCCATCAACCACTTGATCATTTACCAGAGAACCGAAATCACCAGCCGGATTAGAAAACAATCTCGCAGAACTATTCTCTACACCTTGCGCCTGCAAAGCCAAAGCGTGCTTTCTAATAAAATTCTCCTCTTCCGGTTCATCAGCATCAGCCGCCCGTTGAAACAAATCATCCAATAATTCAATAATATTCACAAAGCTATCGCGGAAAATCCCCGACAAATTCCCCAAAATATCAATACGGGGATGTCCCACCTCAGACAAAGGCTGCAACTCATAACGCACAATCCGCCCAGTTCCCTCCTTCACAGGTTCAGCCCCCACCAACTCCAAAAGAATCCCCAGAGACTCACCCTTAGTCTTAATCGCATCCAAACCCCATAACATCACCGCCACCGTTTCCGGATACGTCCCATGTTCAGCCAAATGCTGGGCGATAACTTTTTGACCAACTTCCCGCCCCCGTGCAAAAGCCGCCGGAGAAGGCATTCTATAGGGATCTAAAGCGTGAATATTCCTCCCCGTAGGTAACACCCCAGCCCCATCCCGCAACAAATCACCCCCAGGCGCAGGCAAAATATACTCCCCATTCAAACCCCTCAACAAACTCCCCAACTCATCAGTACACTGCATCAACAAACCACTAACCAACTCCTCCTCCTCTTGGCGACCTTCTCTTCGAGACGCTGCGCGAAGGCGACTTGGCGGTTCGTCTCCAAAATAAGCCTCCAAATAAGCCTCCAACTCCTCCTCATTCGGCGGTTCCCCCAAAATATGCAAACCCGAAGAAAACAAACGATTCTCCAACACCTGCAAATATGCGTACAACTTCACCAAATAACCATCAAAAGCGCGATCGCTAAACATTCGCACATTCTCAGGACTAAAAGCAATCCCCAAACGTTTAGCATCATCAAAAGGACAATCAGCATCCAAACCAGAATCAACAATCTTCTTACAAATAACTTCCTTCAACAGATAATTCTTCTGCGGGTCCTCACGATACTCCGAAATCAAATCCCGCAAAGACAGCAACTCCTTATATAAACCAGCCCGACCATAAGGAGGGACATTGTGAGAAATCAACACCCCATAACCGCGACGCTTCGCCAAAATCGACTCAGAAGGATTATTCGCCGCATATATGTATAGATTAGGCAAATTACCCAGGAGAATATCCGACCAAGAATAACCAGTATTACCCAACGGTGAACCCGGCAACCATTCTACAGTTCCGTGCATCCCGAAATGAACCACAGCATCAGCCGTAAAATCATTTTGCAACCATTTATAGAAAGCCGCATATTGGGGATGAGGAGTTAAATCTCGTTCAAACATTAACCGCATCGGGTCGCCTTGTATACCCAAAGGTGGTTGGACACCAATCCAGACATTACCTAACTGCACACCGCCAATATGTAATTCCTCCCCATAGGTTTTAATTCCAGTTCCCGTTAAAGACTTCCATTGTTTTTCAATGCGGGAAGTTAGCAGATATCCCAACCATTTTTCTAACTTGCGGAAATGTACACTGGAACCCCCCCTAACGCCCCCGTTCACGGGGGGGGACATGATTTGATTTTTGATGGTGGGTTCTTCATCTGCTGCTTTCACCTGACGAATCAACTCTTCCCCATCTTCAGGAATATCACCAACCTCATAACCTTGGTCTTTGAGGGCGTGGAGAAACTTAATTAGAC
This genomic interval from Nodularia sp. LEGE 06071 contains the following:
- a CDS encoding type II toxin-antitoxin system HicB family antitoxin encodes the protein MENSFTAVFEQINEWYIGYVQELPGANVQERTLEEARESLREVIELILISNRELAEQELTGKNVIREQITVRI
- the bchH gene encoding magnesium chelatase subunit H codes for the protein MKRIVLIAGFESFNADLYRKAAEVAKLRCPDLDIRVFSDRHITSQRSEVEAALDGADVFFGSLLFDYDQVLWLRDRISQIPIRLVFESALELMSLTKLGIFAIGDQPKGMPKPVKFILDKFSNGREEDKLAGYISFLKIGPKLLKFVPVQKVQDLRNWLIIYGYWNAGGSENVAALFWILAEKYLDLKVGEIPPPIETPDMGLLHPDYQGFFTSPREYLNWYNNQNKISHSPLPTPHSPVIGILLYRKHVITKQPYIPQLIRRFEEAGLIPLPIFINGVEGHVAVRDWMTTDYETQQRQKGNTETLSLSAQAVQVDAIVSTIGFPLVGGPAGSMEAGRQVEVAKRILAAKNVPYIVAAPLLIQDIHSWTRQGVGGLQSVVLYALPELDGAIDTIPLGGLVGEQIYLVPERVQRLIGRVKNWIALRQKSASERKIAIILYGFPPGYGAVGTAALLNVPRSLIKFLHALKDQGYEVGDIPEDGEELIRQVKAADEEPTIKNQIMSPPVNGGVRGGSSVHFRKLEKWLGYLLTSRIEKQWKSLTGTGIKTYGEELHIGGVQLGNVWIGVQPPLGIQGDPMRLMFERDLTPHPQYAAFYKWLQNDFTADAVVHFGMHGTVEWLPGSPLGNTGYSWSDILLGNLPNLYIYAANNPSESILAKRRGYGVLISHNVPPYGRAGLYKELLSLRDLISEYREDPQKNYLLKEVICKKIVDSGLDADCPFDDAKRLGIAFSPENVRMFSDRAFDGYLVKLYAYLQVLENRLFSSGLHILGEPPNEEELEAYLEAYFGDEPPSRLRAASRREGRQEEEELVSGLLMQCTDELGSLLRGLNGEYILPAPGGDLLRDGAGVLPTGRNIHALDPYRMPSPAAFARGREVGQKVIAQHLAEHGTYPETVAVMLWGLDAIKTKGESLGILLELVGAEPVKEGTGRIVRYELQPLSEVGHPRIDILGNLSGIFRDSFVNIIELLDDLFQRAADADEPEEENFIRKHALALQAQGVENSSARLFSNPAGDFGSLVNDQVVDGNWESGEELGNTWQGRNVFSYGREDKGQARPEILNALLKTSDRIVQEIDSVEYGLTDIQEYYANTGGLKKAAEKQRGKKVTTSFVESFSKDTTPRNLEDLLRMEYRSKLVNPKWAQAMANQGSGGAFEISQRMTALIGWGGTADFQDDWVYDQAADTYALDAEMADKLRKANPEAFRNILSRMIEAHGRGIWQADADKLDKLRQLYDLTDEQLEGVTIM
- a CDS encoding type II toxin-antitoxin system HicA family toxin, whose product is MKRRELIRYLEDNGCLFLREGGRHTIYYNPVNKRTSAVPRHNEIVNILALKICTDLEIPRP